One region of Gaiellales bacterium genomic DNA includes:
- a CDS encoding saccharopine dehydrogenase NADP-binding domain-containing protein has protein sequence MSTVAVVGAAGIIGPAIVATLAEHEAVEEIRCLDMNAEGARAVAAQHGGGKATGAALDITDIEAAGQAISGSAVLLNTAAYRVNLAAMEVALAAGAHYLDLGGLYHVTREQVKLDLRFREAGLVAVLGMGSTPGKTNVMAAHAVSRLGGRIDRIVVAAAGRDPSPPAGPLVAPYAVETILDELSMPTPLIRDGAPVLLPPLTEAGTVEFGEPVGPAPTIYTIHSEQATFADSFGASDVSFQLSLNPLFLDKIRLLTDIGLAGTDPVDVRGVPVVPRHVLLALIARLPKASPSREAFGIHRVEVYGENGTAVTECITRSVDRMAFGGGVLSTACPPAVVADMICRGEIERRGVFPSEQIVPFHALFDRLERYGVSVRDA, from the coding sequence GTGAGCACCGTCGCGGTCGTCGGAGCCGCCGGCATCATCGGCCCGGCCATCGTCGCGACCCTGGCGGAGCACGAGGCGGTCGAGGAGATCCGCTGCCTCGACATGAACGCCGAGGGAGCCCGCGCCGTGGCCGCGCAGCACGGTGGCGGGAAGGCGACCGGCGCGGCACTCGACATCACGGACATCGAGGCGGCCGGGCAGGCGATCTCCGGCTCCGCCGTGCTCCTGAACACCGCCGCCTACCGGGTCAACCTCGCGGCGATGGAGGTCGCGCTCGCAGCGGGAGCGCACTACCTCGACCTGGGCGGCCTCTACCACGTGACCCGCGAGCAGGTGAAGCTCGACCTCCGCTTCCGGGAGGCCGGGCTGGTCGCCGTGCTCGGCATGGGCTCGACCCCCGGCAAGACCAACGTCATGGCTGCGCACGCGGTGTCGCGGCTGGGCGGTCGCATCGACCGGATCGTCGTGGCGGCCGCCGGACGCGACCCCAGCCCGCCCGCCGGCCCGCTGGTCGCCCCGTATGCGGTCGAGACGATCCTCGACGAGCTCTCCATGCCGACGCCGCTGATCCGCGACGGCGCTCCGGTGCTCCTCCCTCCGCTCACCGAGGCGGGCACGGTGGAGTTCGGTGAGCCGGTCGGCCCGGCGCCGACGATCTACACGATCCACTCCGAGCAGGCGACCTTCGCCGACAGCTTCGGCGCGAGCGACGTCAGCTTCCAGCTGTCGCTGAACCCGCTGTTCCTCGACAAGATCCGGCTGCTGACGGATATCGGCCTGGCTGGGACCGACCCCGTGGACGTGCGGGGCGTGCCCGTCGTTCCCCGGCACGTGCTGCTCGCGCTGATCGCCCGGCTGCCGAAGGCGTCGCCGTCGCGGGAGGCGTTCGGCATCCACCGAGTCGAGGTCTACGGCGAGAACGGCACGGCCGTTACGGAGTGCATCACGCGATCGGTCGACCGGATGGCGTTCGGGGGTGGCGTGCTCTCGACGGCCTGCCCCCCGGCCGTGGTGGCGGACATGATCTGCCGCGGCGAGATCGAGCGCCGGGGCGTCTTTCCCTCGGAGCAGATCGTGCCCTTCCACGCGCTGTTCGATCGCCTCGAGCGGTACGGCGTGTCGGTGCGGGACGCGTAG
- the pgi gene encoding glucose-6-phosphate isomerase, whose product MAPPLRETTPWKALHQHHAEVAPLHLRELFASDRGRAERMTARAAGLLLDISKHRVTEETLRLLVDLAQDRDLPGRIEAMFTGEPINTTENRSVLHVALRAPANESIVVDGVDVVRQVHEVLRRMAACATAIRSGEWRGYSGRPIRNIVNIGIGGSDLGPVMAYEALRHYSDRALTVRFVSNVDGTDFVEATRDLDPAETLFIVSSKTFTTQETMTNAASAREWVLAALHDDAAVARHFVAVSTATEEVRAFGIDTEAMFGFWDWVGGRYSMDSAIGLSTIIAIGPDRYRELLDGFHEMDVHFRTAPFRQNLPVLMGLLAVWYGDFFDAQTVAVLPYDQYLKRFPAYLQQLTMESNGKHVTLAGATVDYQTGAVYWGEPGTNGQHSFYQLIHQGTKLIPCDFIGFLHTLNPLGTHHDLLTANVFAQTEALAFGKTAQEVRAEGTDDRLVPHRVFEGNRPSSTIIAERLTPAVLGNLVALYEHTVFTQGVIWDINSFDQWGVELGKVLAKRIASEIASDDEPDLTHDASTNALIRLYRRGSL is encoded by the coding sequence ATGGCGCCGCCCCTCCGCGAGACCACGCCCTGGAAGGCACTGCACCAGCACCATGCCGAGGTCGCGCCGCTGCACCTTCGCGAGCTGTTCGCATCCGATCGGGGACGCGCGGAGCGGATGACGGCGCGGGCCGCCGGGCTGCTGCTCGACATCTCCAAGCACCGCGTCACTGAGGAGACGCTGCGACTGCTGGTGGATCTCGCGCAGGATCGCGACCTGCCCGGGCGGATCGAGGCGATGTTCACCGGCGAGCCGATCAACACGACCGAGAACCGGTCGGTTCTGCACGTCGCGCTGCGGGCGCCCGCCAACGAGTCGATCGTGGTGGACGGCGTGGACGTCGTCAGGCAGGTGCACGAGGTGCTCCGGCGGATGGCGGCATGTGCGACCGCGATCCGCTCCGGCGAGTGGCGCGGATACTCCGGGCGGCCGATACGCAACATCGTCAACATTGGCATTGGAGGATCGGACCTCGGGCCGGTCATGGCGTACGAGGCGTTGCGTCACTACTCCGACCGCGCACTGACCGTCCGATTTGTATCGAACGTCGACGGGACCGATTTCGTTGAGGCAACGCGTGATCTGGATCCCGCCGAGACGCTCTTCATCGTGTCGTCGAAGACGTTTACCACGCAGGAAACCATGACGAATGCCGCCAGTGCCCGGGAGTGGGTGCTCGCGGCGCTGCACGACGACGCCGCGGTGGCACGGCACTTCGTCGCCGTCTCCACCGCCACGGAGGAGGTGCGGGCGTTCGGGATCGACACCGAGGCGATGTTCGGGTTCTGGGACTGGGTGGGCGGCCGCTATTCGATGGACTCCGCGATCGGGCTCTCGACGATAATCGCGATCGGCCCCGACCGTTATCGCGAGCTGCTCGACGGCTTCCACGAGATGGACGTCCACTTCCGCACCGCGCCGTTCCGGCAGAACCTGCCGGTTCTGATGGGGCTGCTCGCGGTGTGGTACGGCGACTTCTTCGACGCGCAGACGGTGGCGGTGCTGCCCTACGACCAGTACCTCAAGCGCTTTCCCGCGTATCTCCAGCAGCTGACGATGGAGAGCAACGGCAAGCACGTCACGCTGGCCGGTGCGACCGTCGACTACCAGACCGGCGCGGTCTACTGGGGCGAGCCGGGGACGAACGGCCAGCACTCCTTTTACCAGCTGATCCACCAGGGCACGAAGCTGATCCCGTGCGACTTCATCGGCTTCCTGCACACGCTCAACCCGCTCGGCACGCATCACGACCTGCTGACGGCAAACGTGTTCGCGCAGACCGAGGCGCTCGCCTTCGGCAAGACTGCGCAGGAGGTGCGCGCTGAAGGAACCGACGATCGCCTTGTCCCGCACAGGGTGTTCGAGGGGAACCGGCCCAGCAGCACCATCATCGCGGAGCGCCTGACCCCCGCGGTGCTCGGGAACCTCGTTGCGCTATACGAACACACCGTGTTCACGCAAGGTGTCATCTGGGATATCAACTCCTTCGACCAGTGGGGCGTGGAACTGGGCAAGGTGCTTGCGAAACGCATAGCTTCCGAAATTGCAAGCGATGACGAGCCGGATTTGACACACGATGCTTCGACGAACGCGCTGATTCGTCTCTATAGACGCGGTTCGCTGTAA
- a CDS encoding TOPRIM nucleotidyl transferase/hydrolase domain-containing protein: protein MDAVSRAVDPLGVVLVEGVSDQRALEALAERRGRDLEAERVSIVPIGGAQAIDRFLRRFRPSRSQVRLAGLCDEGEAAHFRRGLERAGLGAGLDTPGMERLGFYVCVADLEDELIRALGVTSVERVVDAQGELRSFRTLQKQAAWLGRPPAEQLRRFMGSAGTRKIRYARLLVEALDLADMPRPLDRVLDHV, encoded by the coding sequence ATGGACGCCGTCTCGCGAGCAGTGGACCCCCTGGGTGTTGTCCTGGTTGAAGGCGTCAGCGACCAGCGCGCACTCGAGGCGCTCGCCGAGCGCCGTGGCCGCGATCTCGAGGCTGAGCGGGTGTCCATCGTCCCGATCGGCGGGGCGCAGGCGATCGACCGGTTCCTGCGCCGGTTCCGCCCGAGCCGATCGCAGGTGCGGCTGGCCGGTCTCTGCGACGAAGGCGAGGCGGCCCACTTCCGGCGCGGCCTGGAGCGCGCCGGCCTCGGCGCTGGTCTGGACACCCCCGGCATGGAGCGCCTGGGGTTCTACGTCTGCGTGGCCGACCTCGAGGACGAGCTGATTCGCGCGCTCGGTGTCACATCCGTGGAACGGGTCGTCGACGCACAGGGCGAGCTGCGGTCGTTCCGCACGCTGCAGAAGCAGGCCGCCTGGCTCGGGCGCCCACCGGCCGAGCAGCTGCGGCGGTTCATGGGCAGCGCCGGAACCCGCAAGATCCGCTATGCGCGGCTGCTCGTCGAGGCGCTCGATCTCGCCGACATGCCGAGGCCGCTCGACCGCGTGCTCGACCACGTCTGA